The following coding sequences are from one Humulus lupulus chromosome X, drHumLupu1.1, whole genome shotgun sequence window:
- the LOC133805731 gene encoding uncharacterized protein LOC133805731 gives MFSSIIDVLDEITNDRLNSEQQYEASYLQLQELNSRSNEANTELLLCLACLSLANSFFSFDNGKLIRLAQLFPCDFSTMDLKVLEYQLQTYVDDIRSHVKFSALKGMVDPSRKLVET, from the exons ATGTTTTCGTCTATTATTGATGTGCTTGATGAAATTACAAATGATAGATTGAATAGTGAGCAACAATATGAAGCatctt ATTTACAACTACAAGAGCTAAATAGTCGTTCTAATGAGGCTAATACTGAGTTGCTACTTTGTTTAGCGTGTTTATCTCTAGctaattcatttttttcttttgacAATGGAAAGTTAATTCGTCTTGCTCAGCTTTTTCCATGTGATTTTTCTACAATGGATTTAAAGGTATTAGAATATCAGCTTCAAacctatgttgatgatattcgtTCTCATGTCAAGTTTTCAGCTTTGAAAGGGATGGTTGATCCTTCTAGGAAACTAGTTGAGACATAA